The following coding sequences are from one Gossypium hirsutum isolate 1008001.06 chromosome A12, Gossypium_hirsutum_v2.1, whole genome shotgun sequence window:
- the LOC107919445 gene encoding phosphatidylinositol 4-phosphate 5-kinase 10, with protein MLDFIILQEIEILSYKELQSEIEIYMAFSDKELMTTDYMIQCSRRHCNNLPPGIVTGFEWKDYCPKSFRLIQELENIDNDDYMMLVCSDETIKQVTSTMRPGNMFLFSNDSRFAIKTLRKSELKVLLEMLPSYYSHIKRFRSTILNKLYGAHVVKPAGGTKVYFVVVANIFKSDLLMHRCYDLKGSLQGRKVEKMRYREKTLHKESDLDFLFYLEPLVRQRLLKQIKYDCAFLEAAGIMNYSLMLGLHVKGSHQADCVNSKCSNNGMRIFNVALHQSDVASQRSSDSSYKDSTSKYSTTNIMDIISNTSFSENEASEVSFGDQWLQNNSCKFGEELDARGVRISKNGTGTLSCQNFTVIECYDVLLCFGIVDFFQNYNVIKRIEHAYKSLQFDRKMIAAVNPKIYSSRFQEFISDIFKADEPLN; from the exons ATGTTAGATTTCATCATCTTGCAAGAAATTGAGATTCTCTCTTACAAAG AATTGCAGAGTGAAATTGAGATTTACATGGCATTTTCCGACAAGGAGCTTATGACGACGGATTATATGATTCAATGTTCAAGACGTCATTGCAATAATCTCCCTCCCGGAATAGTTACTGGCTTTGAATGGAAAGATTATTGTCCTAAATCTTTCAG ACTTATTCAAGAGCTTGAAAACATCGATAACGATGACTACATGATGCTAGTTTGTAGTGATGAAACTATTAAGCAAGTGACGTCTACAATGAGACCTGGAAACATGTTCCTTTTCTCTAACGACTCTCGATTTGCCATTAAAACACTAAGGAAATCTGAACTTAAG GTTCTCTTGGAAATGCTTCCAAGCTACTATAGCCATATCAAAAGGTTTCGAAGCACAATATTGAACAAGTTATATGGAGCTCATGTGGTGAAACCAGCCGGAGGTACTAAG GTTTATTTTGTGGTTGTGGCAAACATATTCAAGTCAGATTTGTTGATGCATCGATGTTATGACCTCAAAGGTTCATTACAAGGTCGAAAAGTCGAAAAAATGCGATACCGAGAGAAAACTCTACATAAGGAGTCTGATCTTGATTTCTTATTTTACCTTGAACCTTTGGTTCGACAAAGGCTTTTGAA ACAAATCAAATATGATTGTGCTTTCCTAGAGGCTGCAGGCATCATGAACTACAGCCTCATGCTTGGCTTGCATGTAAAAGGATCACATCAAG CGGATTGTGTTAACAGCAAATGTTCTAACAATGGCATGAGAATTTTCAATGTTGCATTGCATCAAAGTGATGTAGCCTCACAAAGATCCTCTGACTCTTCATATAAAG ATTCAACAAGCAAATACAGTACAACCAACATCATGGACATTATCTCTAATACCTCTTTCTCTGAGAATGAAGCATCAGAAGTGAGTTTTGGTGATCAATGGCTACAAAACAATAG TTGCAAGTTTGGTGAAGAACTAGATGCACGTGGTGTTCGCATATCAAAGAATGGAACAGGAACATTATCATGTCAAAATTTTACAGTGATAGAGTGCTATGATGTTCTTTTGTGTTTTGGGATAGTggattttttccaaaattacaaTGTCATCAAGCGAATTGAGCATGCCTACAAGTCATTGCAATTTGATCGAAAGATGATTGCAGCTGTAAATCCCAAAATATATTCTTCTCGTTTTCAAGAGTTTATTAGTGACATATTTAAAGCAGATGAACCTCTCAATTGA